In Scyliorhinus canicula chromosome 8, sScyCan1.1, whole genome shotgun sequence, one DNA window encodes the following:
- the LOC119970148 gene encoding programmed cell death 1 ligand 2-like isoform X1, protein MKIISLVLILGVHLPLMTAIFTVTAPRLSYTASYGNNITVECRFPVESNFNSNQIKLYWHHILSDGSSQLVYKLFNGKPALQDQSQEYSERVFMLLDELRSGRAVLEINRVRVSDAGTYRCVIDLNGVDYKETALEVTASYGEIETIKTKEKKETELICQSMGYPLAEVVWYYENGSDINETANTTHFTGTNGLYNIRSVIRIKEETDDNYLCMFWIKELNMNTSAILQNKEMEETEEKKDELLSTNRSYLIAAIAIPVTVLLGVIIIVSILLKSSQYRQVVMDPMIAPAEMECEPP, encoded by the exons ATGAAGATCATATCATTAGTGCTGATACTGGGAGTTCACCTACCATTGATGACAG CTATTTTCACGGTCACTGCTCCCAGATTGTCCTACACTGCATCCTATGGGAATAACATTACTGTGGAATGCCGATTTCCAGTTGAATCCAACTTCAACTCAAACCAGATAAAGCTGTACTGGCATCACATACTGAGCGATGGAAGTTCTCAATTAGTTTATAAACTGTTTAACGGGAAACCAGCTCTCCAGGACCAGTCTCAGGAGTACAGCGAACGGGTGTTCATGCTGCTCGATGAACTCCGCAGCGGACGCGCAGTGCTGGAAATCAACCGAGTTAGAGTGTCTGATGCAGGGACTTACCGCTGTGTTATTGATCTCAATGGAGTGGATTATAAAGAGACTGCACTGGAAGTCACAG CTTCCTACGGTGAAATAGAGACCATCAAAacaaaggaaaagaaagagacagagttGATCTGTCAGTCTATGGGATACCCTTTAGCTGAGGTCGTCTGGTATTATGAAAATGGATCTGACATCAACGAAACAGCAAATACCACCCACTTCACTGGCACCAATGGATTGTACAACATTCGAAGCGTAATTAGAATAAAGGAAGAGACTGATGATAATTATTTGTGTATGTTCTGGATTAAAGAACTTAACATGAATACCTCAGCTATTTTACAAAATAAAG AAATGGAAGAgacagaagaaaaaaaagatgAGTTGCTTTCAACAAATAGGAGTTACCTCATTGCAGCAATCGCTATTCCTGTGACAGTTCTACTTGGAGTCATCATAATCGTTTCCATCTTACTAAAATCGAGCCAGTATCGTCAAG TTGTCATGGATCCCATGATTGCACCCGCAGAGATGGAATGTGAACCCCCTTAA
- the LOC119970148 gene encoding programmed cell death 1 ligand 2-like isoform X2 produces MKIISLVLILGVHLPLMTAIFTVTAPRLSYTASYGNNITVECRFPVESNFNSNQIKLYWHHILSDGSSQLVYKLFNGKPALQDQSQEYSERVFMLLDELRSGRAVLEINRVRVSDAGTYRCVIDLNGVDYKETALEVTASYGEIETIKTKEKKETELICQSMGYPLAEVVWYYENGSDINETANTTHFTGTNGLYNIRSVIRIKEETDDNYLCMFWIKELNMNTSAILQNKEMEETEEKKDELLSTNRSYLIAAIAIPVTVLLGVIIIVSILLKSSQYRQGKIKVCETSLLI; encoded by the exons ATGAAGATCATATCATTAGTGCTGATACTGGGAGTTCACCTACCATTGATGACAG CTATTTTCACGGTCACTGCTCCCAGATTGTCCTACACTGCATCCTATGGGAATAACATTACTGTGGAATGCCGATTTCCAGTTGAATCCAACTTCAACTCAAACCAGATAAAGCTGTACTGGCATCACATACTGAGCGATGGAAGTTCTCAATTAGTTTATAAACTGTTTAACGGGAAACCAGCTCTCCAGGACCAGTCTCAGGAGTACAGCGAACGGGTGTTCATGCTGCTCGATGAACTCCGCAGCGGACGCGCAGTGCTGGAAATCAACCGAGTTAGAGTGTCTGATGCAGGGACTTACCGCTGTGTTATTGATCTCAATGGAGTGGATTATAAAGAGACTGCACTGGAAGTCACAG CTTCCTACGGTGAAATAGAGACCATCAAAacaaaggaaaagaaagagacagagttGATCTGTCAGTCTATGGGATACCCTTTAGCTGAGGTCGTCTGGTATTATGAAAATGGATCTGACATCAACGAAACAGCAAATACCACCCACTTCACTGGCACCAATGGATTGTACAACATTCGAAGCGTAATTAGAATAAAGGAAGAGACTGATGATAATTATTTGTGTATGTTCTGGATTAAAGAACTTAACATGAATACCTCAGCTATTTTACAAAATAAAG AAATGGAAGAgacagaagaaaaaaaagatgAGTTGCTTTCAACAAATAGGAGTTACCTCATTGCAGCAATCGCTATTCCTGTGACAGTTCTACTTGGAGTCATCATAATCGTTTCCATCTTACTAAAATCGAGCCAGTATCGTCAAG GCAAGATAAAAGTTTGTGAAACCAGCTTGCTAATATGA